In the Streptomyces sp. NBC_00525 genome, one interval contains:
- the greA gene encoding transcription elongation factor GreA — MTQTSENVTWLTQEAYNQLKAELEYLSGPARTEIAVKIAAAREEGDLRENGGYHAAKEEQGKMELRVRQLTQLLEHAKVGEAPADDGVVEPGMVVTIAFDGDDDDTTTFLLASREYASGDIETYSPQSPLGMGVNGKKMGESAEYELPNGKTATVKILSAKPYTG; from the coding sequence GTGACTCAGACCAGCGAAAACGTCACCTGGCTCACGCAGGAGGCGTACAACCAGCTCAAGGCCGAGCTGGAGTACCTGTCTGGTCCCGCGCGCACGGAGATCGCCGTCAAGATCGCGGCGGCCCGTGAGGAGGGGGACCTGCGCGAGAACGGCGGGTACCACGCGGCCAAGGAGGAGCAGGGCAAGATGGAGCTCCGGGTGCGCCAGCTGACCCAGCTCCTGGAGCACGCGAAGGTCGGCGAGGCGCCGGCCGACGACGGCGTGGTCGAGCCCGGCATGGTTGTGACGATCGCCTTCGACGGCGATGACGACGACACGACGACCTTCCTCCTGGCCTCGCGCGAGTACGCCAGCGGCGACATCGAGACCTACTCGCCGCAGTCGCCGCTCGGCATGGGCGTGAACGGCAAGAAGATGGGCGAGAGCGCCGAGTACGAGCTGCCGAACGGCAAGACCGCCACGGTGAAGATCCTGTCGGCGAAGCCGTACACCGGCTGA
- a CDS encoding cystathionine gamma-synthase has protein sequence MSDQHSFETRAIHAGNTADPLTGAVVPPIYQVSTYKQDGVGGLRGGYEYSRSANPTRTALEENLAALEGGRRGLAFASGLAAEDCLLRTLLTPGDHVVIPNDAYGGTFRLFSKVAARWGVEFSVADTSDVAAVRAAITPRTKAVWVETPSNPLLGITDIEAVAQVARTAGVRLVVDNTFASPYLQQPLALGADVVVHSTTKYMGGHSDVVGGALITGDQDLADELVFHQNAMGAVAGPFDAWLVLRGIKTLAVRMDRHSENATKVAELLTRHPKVTQVLYPGLPEHRGHEIAAKQMRAFGGMVSFRVEGGEQAAVEVCNRAKLFTLGESLGGVESLLEHPGRMTHASAAGSPLEVPADLVRLSVGIENADDLLADLTQALG, from the coding sequence ATGAGCGACCAGCACAGCTTCGAAACCCGTGCGATCCACGCGGGGAACACCGCAGACCCCCTCACCGGCGCGGTTGTTCCGCCCATCTACCAGGTGTCCACGTACAAGCAGGACGGCGTGGGCGGGCTGCGCGGCGGCTACGAGTACAGCCGCAGCGCCAACCCGACCCGTACCGCCCTGGAGGAGAACCTCGCCGCCCTGGAGGGCGGCCGGCGCGGACTCGCCTTCGCCTCCGGCCTCGCCGCCGAGGACTGCCTGCTCCGTACGCTGCTGACCCCCGGCGACCACGTGGTCATCCCGAACGACGCCTACGGCGGCACCTTCCGGCTGTTCTCGAAGGTCGCGGCCCGCTGGGGCGTCGAGTTCTCCGTCGCCGACACCTCCGACGTGGCGGCGGTCCGGGCCGCGATCACCCCGCGCACCAAGGCGGTCTGGGTGGAGACCCCGTCCAACCCGCTGCTCGGCATCACCGACATCGAGGCCGTCGCCCAGGTCGCCCGCACCGCGGGGGTCCGCCTCGTCGTCGACAACACCTTCGCCAGCCCCTACCTCCAGCAGCCCCTGGCCCTCGGCGCCGACGTCGTGGTGCACTCCACCACCAAGTACATGGGTGGCCACTCCGACGTCGTCGGCGGCGCGCTGATCACCGGCGACCAGGACCTGGCCGACGAGCTGGTGTTCCACCAGAACGCCATGGGCGCGGTCGCCGGGCCCTTCGACGCCTGGCTGGTGCTGCGCGGCATCAAAACGCTCGCCGTCCGCATGGACCGCCACAGCGAGAACGCCACCAAGGTCGCCGAGCTGCTGACCCGGCACCCCAAGGTCACCCAGGTCCTCTACCCCGGCCTGCCCGAGCACCGGGGCCACGAGATCGCGGCCAAGCAGATGCGCGCCTTCGGCGGCATGGTGTCCTTCCGCGTCGAGGGCGGCGAGCAGGCGGCCGTCGAGGTCTGCAACCGGGCGAAGCTGTTCACCCTGGGCGAGTCCCTGGGCGGCGTCGAATCGCTCCTGGAGCACCCCGGCCGCATGACGCACGCCTCGGCGGCCGGCTCCCCGCTGGAGGTCCCGGCCGACCTGGTCCGCCTCTCCGTGGGCATCGAGAACGCGGACGACCTGCTCGCCGACCTCACCCAGGCGCTCGGCTGA
- the ilvA gene encoding threonine ammonia-lyase, translating into MNFPSPGSFPPVILDDVRGAQKMLSGVSRVTPLEGSRHLSGLVGAPVLFKCENLQRTGSFKLRGAYVRISGLTPVERAAGVVAASAGNHAQGVALASALLGVRATVFMPVGAPLPKVAATREYGARVRLHGTVVDETLAAAQEYARETGAVFIHPFDHADIIAGQGTVGLEILDQCPEVRTIVVGVGGGGLAAGIAVAVKAVRPDVRIVGVQAAGAACYPPSLAADRPVSIGSLQTMADGIKVGRPGDVPFGLVRDLVDEVRTVSEDQLSSALLLCLERAKMVVEPAGASPVAALLADPKAFHGPVVALLSGGNVDPLLMQRILTHGMAAAGRYLSLRLRLTDRPGALATLLGVLSVADANVLDVGHARTEPRLGLTEAEVELHLETKGPEHCEDVKAALRDAGYRVMG; encoded by the coding sequence ATGAACTTCCCGTCGCCCGGCAGCTTTCCCCCGGTGATCCTCGACGACGTACGGGGTGCGCAGAAGATGCTCTCCGGGGTCTCCAGGGTCACGCCGCTGGAGGGCAGCCGTCATCTGTCCGGTCTGGTGGGCGCGCCCGTCCTGTTCAAGTGCGAGAACCTCCAGCGGACGGGCTCGTTCAAACTGCGCGGCGCCTACGTACGCATCTCCGGGCTCACCCCGGTCGAACGCGCCGCGGGCGTCGTCGCCGCGAGCGCCGGGAACCACGCGCAGGGCGTCGCGCTCGCCTCCGCGCTCCTGGGCGTACGCGCCACGGTCTTCATGCCGGTCGGGGCGCCGCTGCCGAAGGTCGCCGCCACCCGCGAGTACGGGGCGCGGGTGCGCCTGCACGGCACCGTCGTGGACGAGACCCTGGCCGCCGCCCAGGAGTACGCGCGCGAGACCGGGGCCGTGTTCATCCACCCCTTCGACCACGCCGACATCATCGCCGGACAGGGCACCGTCGGCCTGGAGATCCTGGACCAGTGCCCCGAGGTCCGCACCATCGTCGTCGGGGTCGGCGGCGGCGGGCTCGCGGCCGGGATCGCCGTCGCGGTCAAGGCGGTCCGGCCCGATGTGCGGATCGTCGGCGTGCAGGCGGCCGGCGCCGCCTGCTACCCGCCCTCGCTGGCGGCCGACCGCCCCGTATCCATCGGCTCCCTCCAGACCATGGCGGACGGCATCAAGGTCGGCCGCCCCGGCGACGTGCCGTTCGGCCTGGTCCGGGACCTGGTGGACGAGGTCCGCACGGTCTCCGAGGACCAGCTCTCCAGCGCCCTGCTGCTCTGCCTGGAGCGGGCCAAGATGGTCGTCGAACCCGCCGGGGCCAGCCCGGTCGCCGCCCTGCTCGCGGACCCGAAGGCGTTCCACGGACCCGTCGTCGCGCTGCTCTCCGGCGGCAATGTGGACCCGCTGCTGATGCAGCGCATCCTCACCCACGGCATGGCGGCGGCCGGCCGCTACCTCAGCCTGCGGCTGCGCCTCACGGACCGGCCCGGCGCGCTCGCCACGCTGCTGGGCGTGCTGTCGGTGGCCGACGCCAACGTCCTGGACGTCGGCCACGCCCGTACCGAACCCCGGCTCGGCCTCACCGAGGCGGAGGTGGAGCTGCACCTGGAGACCAAGGGCCCCGAGCACTGCGAGGACGTGAAGGCGGCGCTGCGGGACGCCGGGTACCGGGTGATGGGCTGA
- a CDS encoding sigma factor-like helix-turn-helix DNA-binding protein — MREFQAGRERSRAHGFDAFVAGAAGRLLHTATLLTAEPADGPGANPRARRLLTASLARTFADWERLRGEDPYNRTRQDLAARFAREAWRHHRPRGGLLDRLTPQERLVLVLRLYEGVPEEQTAALLGLGRDRVRAVCNRSVATMCGTRNPAPRRGADRLPGAAP, encoded by the coding sequence GTGCGGGAGTTCCAGGCGGGCCGGGAGCGGAGCCGCGCCCACGGCTTCGATGCGTTCGTCGCGGGCGCGGCCGGCCGTCTGCTGCACACGGCCACGTTGCTGACGGCCGAACCGGCGGACGGGCCGGGCGCCAATCCGCGTGCCCGGCGCCTGCTGACGGCCTCGCTGGCCCGGACGTTCGCCGACTGGGAGCGGCTGCGCGGCGAGGACCCGTACAACCGCACCCGGCAGGATCTGGCGGCCCGGTTCGCCCGTGAGGCGTGGCGCCACCACCGCCCGCGCGGCGGCCTGCTGGACCGGCTGACCCCGCAGGAGCGCCTCGTCCTGGTGCTGCGGCTGTACGAGGGGGTGCCGGAGGAGCAGACGGCGGCCCTGCTCGGGCTCGGGCGGGACCGGGTGCGCGCCGTCTGCAACCGCTCGGTGGCCACGATGTGCGGCACCCGGAACCCGGCCCCGCGCCGGGGGGCCGACCGGCTCCCGGGGGCCGCGCCGTGA
- the msrA gene encoding peptide-methionine (S)-S-oxide reductase MsrA produces the protein MFSYRRTPQLPTREEALRGRPVPEFTVPSRHTVLGNPLLGPYPQGLEVADFALGCFWGAERKFWQTDGVWTTLAGYQGGYTENPAYEEVCSGLTGHTEAVRVVFDPSVVSYGELLKLFWESHDPTQGFRQGNDVGTQYRSALYTHSAGQAAAAAASREAYQRVLTAAGHGEITTEILPAEGRTFWPAEPGHQQYLDKNPAGYCGIGGTGVSCPVGVARAEG, from the coding sequence ATGTTCTCGTACCGCCGCACCCCGCAGCTCCCCACCCGGGAGGAGGCCCTGCGCGGCCGTCCCGTCCCCGAGTTCACCGTGCCGTCCCGGCACACCGTGCTCGGCAACCCGCTGCTCGGCCCGTACCCGCAGGGGCTGGAGGTCGCGGACTTCGCGCTGGGCTGTTTCTGGGGCGCCGAGCGCAAGTTCTGGCAGACGGACGGCGTCTGGACGACGCTCGCCGGCTACCAGGGCGGCTACACGGAGAATCCCGCGTACGAGGAGGTCTGCTCGGGCCTGACCGGGCACACGGAGGCGGTCCGGGTCGTCTTCGACCCGTCCGTCGTCTCGTACGGCGAGCTGCTGAAGCTGTTCTGGGAGTCGCACGACCCGACCCAGGGCTTCCGCCAGGGCAACGACGTCGGTACGCAGTACCGTTCCGCCCTCTACACCCACTCCGCCGGCCAGGCGGCGGCCGCCGCGGCCTCCCGCGAGGCGTACCAGCGGGTGCTCACGGCCGCCGGGCACGGCGAGATCACCACGGAGATCCTGCCGGCCGAGGGGCGTACGTTCTGGCCCGCCGAGCCGGGCCACCAGCAGTACCTGGACAAGAACCCGGCCGGCTACTGCGGCATCGGCGGCACGGGCGTGTCCTGCCCGGTGGGCGTGGCCCGCGCGGAGGGCTGA
- the mca gene encoding mycothiol conjugate amidase Mca — MTEQLRLMAVHAHPDDESSKGAATMAKYVSEGVDVLVVTCTGGERGSILNPKLQGDAYIEENIHEVRRKEMDEAREILGVAQEWLGFVDSGLPEGDPLPPLPEGCFALEDETVAAGRLVAKIRAFRPQVITTYDENGGYPHPDHIMTHTISMIAFEGAADTEKFPEAEFGPAWTPQKLYYNQGFNRPRTVALHEALLARGMESPYGEWLERWKEFGRAERTLTTHIPCAEFFEIRDKALIAHATQIDPDGGWFRVPMDIQREVWPTEEYELAKSLVDTSLPESDLFAGIRDNA; from the coding sequence TTGACTGAGCAGCTTCGACTGATGGCCGTACACGCTCACCCCGACGACGAGTCGAGCAAGGGCGCGGCCACCATGGCCAAGTATGTGTCCGAGGGGGTGGACGTGCTGGTCGTGACCTGCACGGGAGGCGAGCGCGGCTCCATCCTCAACCCGAAACTCCAGGGCGACGCCTACATCGAGGAGAACATCCACGAGGTGCGCCGCAAGGAGATGGACGAAGCCCGCGAGATCCTGGGCGTCGCGCAGGAGTGGCTCGGCTTCGTCGACTCCGGCCTGCCCGAGGGCGACCCGCTGCCGCCGCTGCCCGAGGGGTGCTTCGCCCTGGAGGACGAGACCGTCGCGGCCGGCCGCCTCGTCGCCAAGATCCGCGCCTTCCGGCCGCAGGTCATCACCACGTACGACGAGAACGGGGGCTACCCGCACCCCGACCACATCATGACCCACACCATCTCGATGATCGCCTTCGAGGGCGCGGCGGACACCGAGAAGTTCCCCGAGGCGGAGTTCGGGCCCGCCTGGACGCCGCAGAAGCTCTACTACAACCAGGGCTTCAACCGGCCGCGCACGGTCGCGCTGCACGAGGCGCTGCTCGCCCGCGGCATGGAGTCCCCCTACGGGGAGTGGCTGGAGCGCTGGAAGGAGTTCGGCCGCGCCGAGCGCACGCTGACCACGCACATCCCGTGCGCGGAGTTCTTCGAGATCCGCGACAAGGCGCTGATCGCACACGCCACGCAGATCGACCCGGACGGCGGCTGGTTCCGCGTCCCGATGGACATCCAGCGGGAGGTCTGGCCCACCGAGGAGTACGAACTGGCGAAGTCTCTCGTCGATACCTCCCTCCCCGAGAGCGACCTCTTCGCGGGCATCCGCGACAATGCCTGA
- a CDS encoding MarR family winged helix-turn-helix transcriptional regulator, translating into MPPQDMTTVSSPSRGAAPENPGPEHVLDTLQHQVAVFARRAEQTRLGGVGQVRNSMDRAAYLLLNRLDLEGPMGVKALAAGMGIDSSTVTRQVAPLVDTGLVKRTSHPEDGRAVVLQLSPRGQARLDEVRSSRRELMSQVTDGWSEEERDTFCALLTRFNGALAARQAAHQTTQAG; encoded by the coding sequence ATGCCCCCACAGGACATGACGACTGTCTCGTCTCCTTCCCGGGGCGCCGCCCCGGAAAATCCGGGTCCCGAGCACGTCCTCGACACACTCCAGCACCAGGTGGCGGTCTTCGCCCGCCGCGCCGAGCAGACCCGGCTCGGCGGGGTGGGCCAGGTGCGCAACTCCATGGACCGGGCGGCGTATCTGCTGCTGAACCGGCTGGACCTGGAAGGGCCGATGGGCGTCAAGGCGCTGGCGGCCGGGATGGGGATCGACTCCTCGACGGTGACCCGGCAGGTGGCGCCGCTGGTGGACACCGGTCTGGTGAAGCGGACTTCGCATCCGGAGGACGGCCGGGCGGTCGTGCTCCAGCTCTCGCCGCGCGGCCAGGCCCGGCTCGACGAGGTCCGCAGTTCGCGGCGGGAGTTGATGTCGCAGGTGACGGACGGCTGGAGCGAGGAGGAACGGGACACCTTCTGCGCGCTGCTCACCCGGTTCAACGGCGCGCTGGCCGCCCGTCAGGCGGCGCACCAGACGACGCAGGCGGGCTGA
- a CDS encoding DUF4307 domain-containing protein: MTAVREALPENRYGRSADQRADRRLKVIGAVLGAVLLGVIGWIGYGYVAGKGLSAEVIKFKVVSDEKVEIHLEVRKDAGTKGYCSLRAQREDGADVARKDFRFDGDSSRVDEILTLRTTSRATAVELLGCSEDGGASR; the protein is encoded by the coding sequence ATGACGGCGGTGCGCGAGGCGCTTCCCGAGAACCGCTACGGCCGCTCCGCGGACCAGCGCGCGGACCGCAGGCTCAAGGTCATCGGTGCGGTGCTGGGCGCCGTGCTGCTGGGCGTGATCGGCTGGATCGGCTACGGCTATGTGGCCGGTAAGGGCCTGAGCGCCGAGGTGATCAAGTTCAAGGTGGTCTCGGACGAGAAGGTCGAGATCCATCTGGAGGTCCGCAAGGACGCCGGCACCAAGGGCTACTGCTCGCTGCGCGCGCAGCGCGAGGACGGTGCGGACGTGGCCCGCAAGGACTTCCGCTTCGACGGGGACTCCTCCCGCGTCGACGAGATCCTGACCCTGCGCACGACGTCCCGGGCGACCGCGGTCGAGCTGCTGGGCTGCTCGGAGGACGGCGGGGCGTCGCGTTGA
- a CDS encoding ABC transporter permease, with the protein MSALTETSAAPARSGGSIGQSVRDSLVIAQRNLIRMTRIPEMVIFGLIQPIMFVVLFTYVFGGSIKVGGTISPQAYREFLMAGIFAQTVTFATAGAGAGIADDMHKGLIDRFRSLPMARGAVLTGRTLADLVQTALTLVVLAGVALIVGWRTHENLAKVLLGFLLLLLLGYAFSWIGALIGLSVRTPEAATSGGLIWLFPLTFISNAFVDANQMPTFLRYIAEWNPFSATVQACRVLFGNLPPGFVTPDAWPMQHPIIASIVWSVVILVVFRTLAVRKYRSAA; encoded by the coding sequence GTGAGCGCCCTCACCGAGACGAGCGCGGCCCCCGCCCGCTCCGGCGGTTCCATCGGCCAGTCCGTACGCGACTCGCTGGTCATCGCCCAGCGCAATCTCATCCGCATGACCCGCATCCCCGAAATGGTCATCTTCGGGCTCATCCAGCCGATCATGTTCGTGGTGCTGTTCACCTACGTGTTCGGCGGCTCGATCAAGGTCGGCGGCACGATCTCGCCGCAGGCGTACCGCGAGTTCCTGATGGCCGGCATCTTCGCCCAGACCGTGACCTTCGCCACGGCCGGCGCCGGGGCGGGCATCGCCGACGACATGCACAAGGGGCTCATCGACCGGTTCCGGTCCCTGCCGATGGCACGCGGCGCCGTCCTCACCGGACGCACCCTCGCCGACCTCGTACAGACCGCGCTCACGCTCGTCGTCCTCGCCGGGGTCGCGCTCATCGTCGGCTGGCGCACCCACGAGAACCTCGCCAAGGTGCTCCTCGGCTTCCTGCTGCTGCTCCTGCTCGGCTACGCGTTCTCCTGGATCGGCGCGCTGATCGGCCTCTCCGTCCGCACCCCGGAGGCGGCCACCTCCGGCGGGCTGATCTGGCTCTTCCCGCTGACGTTCATCTCGAACGCCTTCGTGGACGCCAACCAGATGCCGACGTTCCTGCGCTACATCGCCGAGTGGAACCCGTTCAGCGCCACCGTGCAGGCGTGCCGGGTCCTGTTCGGCAACCTGCCGCCCGGCTTCGTCACCCCGGACGCCTGGCCCATGCAGCACCCGATCATCGCCTCGATCGTGTGGTCCGTGGTCATCCTCGTCGTCTTCCGGACCCTCGCCGTACGCAAGTACCGCTCGGCGGCCTGA
- a CDS encoding ATP-binding cassette domain-containing protein → MPGAIHAEGLVKTFGDVRALGGVDLDVPEGTVLGLLGPNGAGKTTAVRVLTTLLRPDSGSASVAGIDVLKRPNEVRRSIGLSGQFAAVDEYLTGRENLRMVGQLYQMSGRAAKARAGELLDRFNLADAADRPAKTYSGGMRRRLDLAAALVVSPPVMFMDEPTTGLDPRNRQQLWEVIEELVAGGTTLLLTTQYLEEADHLAHDICVIDHGRVIARGTSDQLKARTGGERVEVVVHHPDQIEPARAVLARVGKGETAVLPHMRKLTVPVDGGAKLLAEVIRDLDARGVEIDDIGLRRPTLDDVFISLTGHAAEQDKSDDDNGDGERAGARTEAQK, encoded by the coding sequence ATGCCAGGCGCCATCCATGCCGAAGGGCTCGTCAAGACCTTCGGAGACGTGCGAGCCCTGGGCGGCGTCGACCTCGACGTGCCGGAAGGCACCGTCCTCGGACTCCTCGGCCCCAACGGGGCCGGCAAGACGACCGCCGTACGCGTCCTGACGACCCTGCTGCGGCCCGACAGCGGCAGCGCCTCCGTCGCCGGGATCGACGTGCTGAAGCGGCCCAACGAGGTGCGGCGCTCCATCGGGCTGTCCGGCCAGTTCGCCGCCGTCGACGAATACCTCACCGGCCGCGAGAACCTGCGGATGGTCGGCCAGCTCTACCAGATGAGCGGGCGCGCGGCGAAGGCGCGGGCGGGCGAGCTGCTGGACCGGTTCAACCTGGCCGACGCGGCGGACCGGCCCGCCAAGACGTACTCCGGCGGCATGCGGCGCCGCCTCGACCTCGCGGCGGCGCTCGTCGTCTCCCCGCCGGTCATGTTCATGGACGAGCCGACGACCGGCCTCGACCCGCGCAACCGCCAGCAGCTCTGGGAGGTCATCGAGGAACTGGTCGCCGGCGGCACGACGCTGCTGCTGACCACGCAGTACCTGGAGGAGGCGGACCACCTCGCCCACGACATCTGCGTCATCGACCACGGCCGGGTCATCGCCCGGGGCACCTCCGACCAGCTCAAGGCCCGCACCGGCGGCGAGCGCGTCGAGGTCGTCGTGCACCACCCCGACCAGATCGAACCGGCCCGCGCGGTCCTGGCCCGCGTCGGCAAGGGCGAGACCGCCGTCCTCCCGCACATGCGCAAGCTGACGGTCCCGGTCGACGGCGGCGCCAAGCTCCTCGCCGAGGTCATCCGCGACCTGGACGCGCGCGGCGTGGAGATCGACGACATCGGGCTGCGCCGCCCCACCCTCGACGACGTGTTCATCTCCCTCACCGGGCACGCCGCCGAACAGGACAAGAGCGACGACGACAACGGCGACGGCGAGCGCGCCGGTGCCCGGACGGAGGCACAGAAGTGA